In the genome of Oscillospiraceae bacterium, one region contains:
- a CDS encoding glycoside hydrolase family 13 protein gives MFDENLCDLGRYEMLWQDCENGTERWCYSHVFKKPGLFFYRFTIGENIIKPEGRDFWQQTVFDGNLKEPEGFAGGVIYQIFPDRFFQAGDCKNLYPDRRIVADKAKLPEYADLDRNFAVQNNDYYCGNLAGITAKLDYLASLGVTILYLNPIFEAHSNHRYNTADYLKIDPMLGDEKDFSELAQEAKKRGIKLILDGVFSHTGSDSRYFNAARYHEKGAANTKNSPYFSWYSFRHWPNEYECWWNVRTLPNTVETDPGFSEFITGENGVIRKWIRLGASGWRLDVADELPEEFIRRIYAAAKAENPDAIVIGEVWENASNKISYGHRRHYLLGGELDSVMNYPVSDAVIAFIRDGNYKWLSGIINELQNDYPQQTLSLLMNHLGTHDTARLITRLAGEPQDGHDRTWQAKKRLSPDEVILGIKRVKLASALNYMLFGIPSLYYGDEIGMQGYSDPFNRCYFDWEHPNAGLTEHFAALGKLRKDHPMLADADFKIIKADKNCFAFVREKQGNLLLCFINRSDEPVQLKIEKAERLFGNGNYTDNTLTVPGQEFFIGII, from the coding sequence TTGTTTGATGAGAATCTGTGTGATCTCGGACGCTATGAGATGCTTTGGCAAGACTGCGAAAACGGTACGGAGCGTTGGTGTTATTCACATGTTTTTAAAAAACCAGGACTGTTTTTTTATCGGTTTACCATCGGCGAGAATATCATCAAGCCGGAGGGGCGCGACTTCTGGCAGCAGACTGTTTTTGACGGCAATTTGAAAGAACCGGAGGGTTTTGCGGGCGGCGTGATCTATCAGATTTTCCCTGATCGATTTTTTCAGGCAGGGGATTGCAAAAACCTCTATCCCGACCGCCGGATCGTGGCGGACAAAGCTAAACTGCCCGAATATGCCGACCTCGACCGCAATTTCGCTGTTCAAAACAACGATTATTATTGCGGTAACCTCGCGGGGATTACAGCGAAGCTCGATTATTTGGCATCGCTCGGGGTGACGATTTTATATCTCAATCCGATTTTTGAAGCGCACTCGAACCACCGTTACAATACCGCTGATTATTTAAAAATCGACCCGATGCTCGGCGACGAAAAAGATTTTTCCGAACTGGCCCAGGAAGCTAAAAAACGCGGCATAAAACTCATTCTAGACGGCGTATTTTCACACACCGGTTCTGACAGCCGATATTTTAACGCAGCCCGATATCATGAAAAAGGCGCGGCGAATACAAAAAACTCACCTTATTTTTCTTGGTACAGTTTCAGGCATTGGCCGAATGAATATGAATGCTGGTGGAACGTGCGCACACTGCCGAACACTGTCGAGACCGATCCCGGATTTTCAGAATTTATCACCGGTGAAAACGGTGTAATCCGGAAATGGATTCGCCTCGGCGCATCCGGCTGGCGGCTCGATGTAGCGGACGAGCTGCCCGAGGAGTTTATCCGCAGAATCTATGCGGCAGCAAAAGCCGAAAATCCCGACGCGATCGTGATTGGCGAGGTCTGGGAAAACGCCTCCAATAAAATCAGTTACGGGCACAGACGGCACTATTTGCTCGGCGGAGAACTCGACAGCGTGATGAATTATCCGGTGTCCGATGCTGTAATCGCCTTTATCCGTGACGGCAATTACAAATGGTTGTCGGGCATTATTAATGAGCTGCAAAACGACTACCCCCAGCAGACGCTTTCGCTTTTGATGAACCATCTGGGCACCCACGACACCGCGCGGCTGATTACCCGTCTGGCAGGGGAACCGCAGGACGGGCATGACCGGACATGGCAGGCAAAAAAGCGCTTGTCGCCTGATGAAGTTATCCTCGGCATCAAGCGGGTGAAACTCGCTTCCGCGTTGAATTACATGCTGTTCGGCATCCCATCGCTTTACTACGGCGACGAAATCGGCATGCAGGGCTACAGCGACCCGTTTAATCGCTGTTATTTTGATTGGGAACATCCGAACGCAGGCCTAACCGAACACTTTGCGGCTCTGGGTAAGCTCAGAAAAGACCATCCGATGCTTGCCGATGCTGACTTTAAAATTATCAAAGCAGATAAGAATTGTTTCGCCTTTGTTCGGGAAAAACAAGGTAACCTGTTGTTGTGTTTCATCAATCGCTCTGATGAACCGGTTCAGCTCAAGATTGAAAAAGCAGAGCGATTATTCGGTAACGGAAACTATACCGACAATACATTGACTGTTCCGGGACAGGAATTCTTCATCGGAATAATTTAG